The following is a genomic window from Sporocytophaga myxococcoides DSM 11118.
CTTCCTTCTGAATATTTGATGTCCATCGAGAGAAACTGTCTCGACGGAAAAGTAAAGTTACTGTATGTATCTCCCGAGAAAGTTGCAAATACTGGTTTCATTCATTTTCTGGAAAGTTTAAAAATCAATCTGATTGCAATTGATGAAGCTCATTGCGTTTCATTCTGGGGCCATGATTTCAGACCGGAATATGCACAGTTAAAACGACTGAAAGAATTTTTTCCTAATGTCCCCTTCATTGCCCTTACTGCAACTGCAGATAAAGTAACAAGAAAAGATATTCTGAACCAACTCGGCATGGAAGACGCCGAGACCTTCATTTCCAGTTTTGACAGACCCAATCTCAGCCTGAAAGTACTACCGGGCAGAGATCGATATAAATACATTTCCAATTTCATTTCAAAAAGAGGAACACAAGCTGGTATTGTCTATTGCCTGAGCAGAAAGGAATGTGAAAAGCTTGCCGGAAAACTGCGTGAAAATGGATTTAATGCTGAATACTATCATGCAGGTATGGACGCAGATGCAAGGTCTAAGATTCAGGAAAATTTTATAAAGGATGAAATCCAAATTATCTGTGCCACCATTGCCTTTGGTATGGGTATTGACAAGCCAAACGTTCGTTGGGTAATACATTACAGCCTTCCCAAGAACATGGAAAATTTTTATCAGGAGATAGGAAGAGCAGGCAGAGATGGATTGGCTTCGGATACTGTTTTATTCTACAGCTTCCGAGATTATACCTGGCAGCTTGACCTGCTTGAGGAAAAAACAGGAGAAAGAAAACAGCTTCAGGTTGCCAAACTTGAGAGAATGAAGCAGTATGCGGAAGCAGATATATGCAGAAGAAGAATTTTATTAAGCTACTTTAATGAAAACACGGAAAAAGATTGTGGCAACTGCGATGTGTGTAAAAATCCTCCATCAAGATTTGAAGGAACTGTGTTTGCACAAAAGGCTCTGTCAGCCATTGCCAGATCAAATGAGAAAATAGCTTTGGGAATGCTCATTGACATTCTGAGAGGTTCAATGAACAAAAACGTTTTAGAGAAAGGCTATCAGCAGATCAAGACATTTGGGGCTGGCAAAGAACTTAGATACGAAGAGTGGAGCGAATACATCATGCAAATGCTGAACATGGGTGTGATAGACATCGCCTATGATGATGGCCATTCATTTAAACTCAATGAAAAAAGCAAGTCTGTTCTCAAAGGAGAAAAATCAGTATCGCTTGTAAAATTCAGGCCTATGGCTGAAAAGATGGCTGAACTGAGTGAAAAGACCAATGAGAAATCTGACAAGGAACTTAGAGATGAGCGCTTATTTGAAAGACTAAAAAAGCTTCGTAAGAGTCTGGCTGACGCTCTCGCAGTTCCAGCCTATATAATCTTTAACGATGCAACACTCACAGAGCTAGTCGCAAGAAAACCAGTGAGTCCGCTTGAACTTAAAGGTATTCAAGGAATCGGAGAAGAGAAATTCAGGAGATATGGTCATGAATTTTTAAATGAGATTATTTCCTTTGTTCAGGAGGAAGCTGGAGAAGGCGCTAAAATAAAAGGAAGTACGTATGTTCTTACCTATGAAATGCTGAAACAAAATCTCAGCATAGAAGAAATTTCTGCCAGACGCAACTTAAATCAGGTAACCATATTTTCACACCTTGCCTATCTTTATGAAAAAGGATATGATATTGATTTAAGGAAATATATCACAGATGTTGAATTGACTGAAATTATTAAAGCAATTAATGTTGTTGGGATAGATAAAAATCAAGTAAAACCAATATTTGAACACTTAAACGGCAAGTATGAATATCATAAAATAAGACTTGCTGCTGCAATTATGACAAAAGAGCTAAGTTCGTAGAGACGCCATGCATGGCGTCTCCCTATCCTGGAACACAACATTTTAATTTATCTGAAACAGGTAGGATAAATCCTTTTTACATATGCTCAGGAATTGAAGAGATTAAACTGAGTTTGAGTTACGCCGTTTGTTAAGCTGAAAATTATTGGTTTTCAACACATTTTTAGTATCACAAAATATTACCGGTAACAATGGAACAATTTTATCAAAAAATTGTTTAGAATCTGTATCAAAAAAATAATCCTATGGACTCTGGAGAAATAAATAATTACCGAGGGAAAGAGGTTATTGTCATTACCAAAGATAATCATCACTATCAGGGACAACTTGTAGGCTTTAAGAACAAACCGGATTCTCAGGAATTTTCTCATCTGTTTATTTTACTCCCTAATACCACATATGTAGACGTACCTTTTGGAGACATTACCGGAATTGAGCCAGGGAGATTTGAAGTTTAAAAAACCTGATTTATAAATCAATTGGTATACAAAAATTCCAATCTTGTATATTAATCTGACGGTTGTCCGAAAACCTTTTTAAATTTGGATAATGAATTCTATATCCATGAAAGAGGTTATTTTCAAGAGAAATTATTTTAAGATTTTTCTTCATATCGTATGGTGGACAATATTTATCCTTTACCCATTTTTTCTGGGGATACCGGTAATGGAAAATATTCTCCTTAAAATCCTTTTCAATACCTCCCTTCTCATTGTATTCTTTTATCTGAACAGTGACTTTCTGATACCGAAGATCCTAACAAAAGGACGTATCGTATTATACCTGTCTTCTGTGTTTTTCATGATTAGCATTATTGTCTCTGCAGATATTTTTACCTCAAGACATTTTAATGTGCATGAAGTGACAAAAATAAAATCTACCAGACCTAATAGGCAATCTAGCTTCCAGCATTATCATCGCCCACCGGACAATCCAATAAGGAAAGCGACAAGACCATTCTTCTCAGCATTATTTATACTTGCACTGAGCACCAGTTATCGTTTGCTCTATGATTACTTTACGAGTGAACGCAAAAGAAATGAACTTGAGAACCAAACCCTTGTTTCAGAGCTTTCTTTCCTCAAGTCACAGGTGAGTCCGCATTTCTTGTTTAACACACTTAATAACATCTATTCTTTATCTCTAAGCAATACACCTAAGGCATCTGAAGCTATATTAAAGTTGTCTCACCTGCTCAGGTATATGCTCTATGAAACCAATGAAACCTCTGTCAACCTTGACAAAGAGATTGATTATATCAATGATTATATTGAGCTTCAAAAGATGCGATTCAGCAATGAAGTCACTATCGAATATAATACCGATGGCGACTTTCAAACAAAAGAGATCGCTCCTATGCTACTGATTCCCTTTATTGAAAATGCCTTCAAGCATGGTATCAGTTATTCCAAAAAATCCGTAATCAAAATTCTGATTGAACTGAAGGATCAGGAATTATTTTTAAAGGTTGAAAATCCATTTGACAAGAATAAAGAGAAAGACAGTTCTTCTGGTATTGGCCTTGTTAATATCCAGAGAAGGCTTGATTTGTTATATCCATCGAGATACACCTTAAAGTTGAATGGTCAGAATGATGTTTTTGTTGTTGAATTAAAAATTAACTTACGGTCATGATTCGCTGTATCGCTATAGATGATGAGCCTCTGGCATTGGACATCATTGAAAATTATATATCCAAACTTCCTGAACTCCAACTGGAAGGCCGTTATACCAATCCTTTGGAAGCACTGGAAGTATTGAATAAGAATACTATCGATCTGCTATTCTTAGATATACAAATGTCGGAGCTTTCAGGCATTCAGCTTCTGAAAGCCTTACCAAATCCTCCTATTGTAATCTTTACTACAGCTTATCAAAAATATGCTTTGGAAGGATATGAGTTAAATGTAGCAGATTATCTCTTAAAGCCTATCCCCTTTGAAAGGTTCTTAAAGGCTGTAAACAAAGTAAAAGATCTACTGTCACTGCAAAAAAGCACTGCAGAACAGAATCCTTTAAAAGACTTCATATTTGTTAAGTCAGATTATCAGATGGTAAAAATAAACCTGGATGATATTATTTACATAGAAGGTTTAAAGGACTATGTAAAAATATTCGCTGGAGCAAAGCCTATCTTCGCTCATCAGAATATGAAGTCTATTGAAAGTAAGCTTACCAATGATTTTCTAAGGATACATAAATCCTATATTATATCATTAAAAAAGATTGAAGCCGTTCAGAAGAACATGGTCAAAATAGCAGGAATAGAGCTGCCTGTGGGAGAAATTTATAAAGAGCAGTTATTTAAGATTATTAATGAGAATAGTTGAGAGAGGCTTATATTATTTTCGATCCAATAAAACTAAAAGGCTGCCTTCTTTACGAAGGCAGCCTTTTAGTTTTATCGTATGCCTTTGGAGGTGAGCTTTGGGTCCACATCCCTATTCGGGAAAATGAATTTTGAATATTACTCCAAAAATGAATATTTTAGTAGAGAAAAATGATCAATATGTACATCTGTGTACACATATATTAACAGTTAGCACAATTATTGATCGGAGTACAATTTATGACAAAATATTTATTGGGACTGTGGACATTGTTTTTAATGAGTTGTGGAAGTGGAATACCATCTGACTATGCGACTCGTTCGACAGTTGACCCAAGCGAGCTAAAATTTAAGAAGGGAGATTGCCTTGAATTTAAAATCGACAGTTTGACTTATGGAGTTGGTGTAGTCTTTGATTTTTCAAAGGACGAGAGTGGAATTTGGTACGGATTACTTTTGACGAATTACGAATCAAGAAACAAGCCTACAATTGACTCTATTCTTAATAGAAGATTTCTTGGACGAAAAATTCAAAGTTCACTAAACGACAAAGGCTTTGAGATTGGAATAGATGCAGAGTATATCCTTGACAGTTTATTGACAGACAATTTCTCACTTGTAGGTAATCTGTCTTTAAATGACAAAGTGAAACTTGGTTCTGAAGGCGCTTCATCTGACATGGAGGGACTAATTCAGAAACTAAAAAATGGAAAAGAAAGACGACTTAGTCCACCTGACGACTATCGAGAACACTTAACAAAGTCGGATAACTTCAGACCTGACGAATATTTTGACGTAAAGGACTTTGTTGAGAAATGAGTAAAAGAAATGGTGCTAACAAGAAGGTATGTAGCATTGCGGAGGGAGCATAAAGTTGTAGTTTTGTTTTCATATCCTTGGCTGGGAATAGTTGAGAAGCTTCAATTTTCATCAATGAAGCTTCTCAACCTAAAGCGTTTACGAAACACCCAGATGGCTTAAACTATTCTCTTATAAAATCGTATTTTTTAGAATATCTCGTCTATTTCTTATATTTGACTTTTGTTTTTATTGTATCTAATATATTTTACATATCGTTTTTTATTTTTTTACAATCTATTTTAAATCTATGAAGTTTAAAATTCTTACAGTAAGCGCATTAGCTCTTGCATTGCATGGCTATGCTCAAAATCCGCAACCCTCAATAATCTCCGGAGGATATGATATTTCCGGCATTTGTACAGAAGGTAAAGTATATGCTTGGGGACAAAACCAATATGGAACATTAGGTACCGGACAAAATGCTCCAATTATTACCCAACCAACTCAGGTGCCTTTTCCAACTGGAGTTTCAATTAAGCAATTAAGTCCAGGATCTGGAAGTCATTTCCTTGCAGTGGATTGCAAAGGAAATGCCTGGGCATGGAGTACCATGAATGAATCAGGGCAATTGGGAAATGGTACAAATTCTATTCCGACCATTGTAGCCCCAGCCAAAGTGAAGGCTGGATCGGGACCGGCAGACAGTGAAGGTAACTTAACGAATGTGAGCTCTGTTGCAGGAGGTTCATCTAATAGTTTTGCACTTCTAACTGATGGTAAACTTGTTGCCTGGGGTTCGAATTTTATGGGGGCTTTTGGTGGAAATAATGGAATGCTGGGTAATAATACTGAAATTGATAGCTATACTCCTGTTTATGTTTTAAATGGCGAAAAAGCGGCAGGGAGTTCATATGCTCAGTTAGAAAAAGTTATTCAAGTTCAGGCAGGTGAATCAGTTGCATACGCGTTAGTTAGCGATGGCAATGGCACTGGAACTGTGTATTCATGGGGTAATGGCGGTAATGGTGAACTTGGAAGATCTCCTAATGGAGGGCCTTATAGCATTAGTTCTGACGGTAGCGGACTCGTAAGTGGTAAAAGTACAGTGGCTCGTCCTGTAGCTTTTAGAGATGGAAAACCCTTAAAGAATATAGTTTCTATAGCAGCAGGTGATGTATTTTGTCTTGCCCTGGATGTAGAAGGAAATGTTTGGGCTTGGGGAAATAATGCATGGGGTGGTTGCACAGGACAAGGCGCTAGTTTTTCAGGGGCACATACTGAGCCAAGAAAAGTAATTAAAGGGGATGTGACAGGAAGCGGTACAGATGGAATTTACCTAAAGGCAAAGTCTATAGCTGCAGGACAAGGTATAGGAATGGCAGTTACTTTAGATGGAAAACCGGTTTCCTGGGGAAACAATGGACCAACTTTTGGAGGTATATTAGGAAATGGAATTATAAATGTTTCCAGTATTCCTTATCCTGTTTATATTATAAATTCTGCAGGTGTTACAGATAAAGATGTTGTATCCATCAGCAGAAGCGATTTGGGAGGATTTTACACCAAGTCAGATAATTCTATAATGACTTGGGGTGTTAATAATTTTGGTCAACTTGGTATTGGATCTACAACACCCCAATATAGAGCCGTGAAAATAACTCTTCCAGCCAATACACCTGACCCTGCACCATATGTATTTATTCCTTCATCAGATACAATACTTTGTGAGAAAAAAATGCCTTTAAACGGGATCACCTTAAATACTAATTTTAATATATCTACAAATGCTGCTAGCTATAAAGTAACTTGGTTTAAAAATGGAGTAATTATATCCGATAAACTAAATGCATCGACAGGACAAACTTTAAAAGTAGAGAGTGCGGCCTCTTATGTAGCAAAAATTGAATACGTTGGTACTAATATTGGTTGTCAATCCTATCCTGCAGCAACAGATACTTTTACTGTAAAGGCATATCCTGCCTCTTTCACGGTTCCAGGTGATTTGATTTACTGTTCTCCTAATTATACAGTATATGTTAACCCTGCCAATCCAAGTTTAAAATCTCAATATTATTGGTATCCAAATAGTAGCAGCACCTTACCAATTGGAAAGTCAAACGGAAATGATCTTGTTGCTTTAAAAGAAAGTGATCTTTTTAAGGTAGGAGATAATGATGTTTCAGTGTGGGTTGAAGAAGCAATTAGTGCAAGAGGAATTGTTGGTCCTGCCAATAATAATTTTGGAACTTGCCAGGGTAACTATCTGCCCTTGGATCAAGCAAAGTCAATAGATGTGCTTATAAAAGTTTTTGAGGATATAACAATAGATAGTATAGATGTATATCAAAAAGAATTTATTGCCAATAATGTGAATACTAAATGGCAGTTTAGCCTTTACGACACAAAGCCATTCCCTGGAAGTGGAGCGTTAATCAGAAATAACAAAATTTCAGATGCACCACTTTATCTCAGTACAAGTTCTGCTACTGCCAATGAGACATTAAGAAGGATTCCGGTTGGTTTAAGTTTAAAAGGTAGTAAAACAGGAGTTACTTACGCTCTTGCTCTTACATCAGGTGGTGTAGTTCAATACTATCAGAATTGTCAGGCAAGTTATCCATATAATGATAATATACCGAATGCCGAGATTGTTCAGTGGACAGGATCTGATCAATTTGGGACTCCTCCTCCAAACGTAAATCAATACGGACATTATATGTTCAATATGCAATTTTCAGTAGCGCAGAAATATTGTAACAGAGTACCTGTTACTTTAAGTAATGGATGCATTACATCTACACTTACTGGTACTACAAATAATAACACAGCTGTGATGCCGAATCCATTTCAGGATCGTTTTTCTTTAAAGACAAATGGAGCATCTAAGTATTCAGTTGTGAATGCCAGTGGAATCTTAATTGAAGAGAGTAAGGTTTCGGGAGATTCTCCTGTGGTATTAGGAGATCATTGGCCAAAAGGATTGTATTTAATTCAACTATACTCTGAAAGCGGAATATCAATTCAAAAGGTGATTAAAGAATAGATAAATACTCTACAGTTGATTTAAGAGAAATAATTCAACTGATGCCTTCGCTTGAAGCGAAGGCATCAGTTGAATTAAGCCAGATTATTAACTTACGGGTTGTTACCTTCCATTAACTTCATTTAGCAAACTGGCTATTAAAAATCTTTCCTAATTCAGTATTATTTTTTTAATACTTTGGAAATGCGCATTCCTGATGCTGTAATAACTTTTACAACATAGATACCTGATTCCATTGGTAATTCTGATAAATCCGTTTCAATAATACCATTGGAATCTATTTGCCTTTTTCCTGAATAGCATTCCTTTCCATTCAAATCTGTAATGGAAATTAAAGCTACTTCATCAATGTCATCAATCTTGATTGACATATTGTCTATAACAGGATTAGGGTAAATTACCATTGCAGAATAACTGGTGTTTGGTTTAATTGTGGAGGTGATATCTCTTTTTATGACATGAAGAGTAATGGTAGCAGGCAAATTATTACTATCGCTAACAGTGGTAGCTTTTATTTTGTAAACACCTTCCTGATTTGGCCATTGCAGATAGTCACCTGAGCTATAATCACCAAGTGTATGTGGAGCTGAAGTGGCTGTTTTATAGAGAGTGCCATTAAGATAGAATTGCACTGAAGTAAACGTGCCAAAAGGATTTGCTCTGATATTTACAGATTCATCCGTGTAAACAGTATCCACTGATTTTAGTGAACGAATATCGGCTTCAGTTGCTGCATTTACAAGAGTGAGAGAGGTTGTTCCTGATTGAAAGGGAGAATATTTATAGAATTCATAGATGGTATTGGTGTAATCGTCTTCGGACTCATTAAATTTTACCTCTTCAGTCTGAAGGGTATAATAAACATCATTACCTGCGGGAATTATACTCCCGATATCAGGCATTCTTAGAGTATCCGTATCGGTATCCGGATATTCTGTGATGAATTTGAATGAATCATTGTTGCTGTTGAATACCCACAGTTTTTTTCCACCTTCTGAAGTTATTATTAAATCGCCTATTGTACAGTATGTACCCAGGACTTTATCAAATGCTCTGACAAGTTGAGGAGAGGATATTCCGTCTGTTCTCCATAGTTCATTGTTATTAAAAATGTAGAGTTTGTCGTTTAAAGGTCTGACATCAACGATGCCATCCATAAATTCTGTCGTACCAGCTTCTGTGCCGTCGGTTCTAAAGAGTCTGTAAGGATTTGAAACCGTAAAATAGTAATATCCATTAAACTCATAACCGGAATTGCTATAGCCCCAACCTACAGAACCAGTCGGGCCAGGATTAATATCTTTAATTAGTTGAGTATTCCCGGCTTCATCTAGTTTCCAGGGCTCTCTTCCATGAGCTGAGTCTATTACTTCAAGCATGGCATAATCACCAAAAGAATTAAGGTAGTTCATATAATCAAATGAACGTAATAAGGTTGTTCCTGAGGTTGTACCATCACTTTTCCATAATTGATGTTGAAAGACGATAAACAAGGTATTTTTTATATAGAATAAGGCATCAGCACTGCCAGACGTAGTTGTAGGAGCCAAATCTTTTATTTGTACTGTACCAGCCTCAGTTCCGTCAGTTTTATAAAGGCGGTCCGCAACCAAAAAATAGGTAGTTCCATTCCAGTAATAGAGGTTGCTGATTGAATTTTCGTTTGCCGGGGTGAATATTTTCACTGGCACTGTGCCTGAAACTGTACCGTCAGA
Proteins encoded in this region:
- a CDS encoding LytR/AlgR family response regulator transcription factor, coding for MIRCIAIDDEPLALDIIENYISKLPELQLEGRYTNPLEALEVLNKNTIDLLFLDIQMSELSGIQLLKALPNPPIVIFTTAYQKYALEGYELNVADYLLKPIPFERFLKAVNKVKDLLSLQKSTAEQNPLKDFIFVKSDYQMVKINLDDIIYIEGLKDYVKIFAGAKPIFAHQNMKSIESKLTNDFLRIHKSYIISLKKIEAVQKNMVKIAGIELPVGEIYKEQLFKIINENS
- a CDS encoding T9SS type A sorting domain-containing protein; translated protein: MIKKLLLFTLFFGTIHITMAQPQKLANLGVSGQCFKINSTVLFEDGNLWKTNGTPESTLKLTSFGTQNQVREQIASDNVLYFTVDGDGGYINQLWKSDGTVSGTVPVKIFTPANENSISNLYYWNGTTYFLVADRLYKTDGTEAGTVQIKDLAPTTTSGSADALFYIKNTLFIVFQHQLWKSDGTTSGTTLLRSFDYMNYLNSFGDYAMLEVIDSAHGREPWKLDEAGNTQLIKDINPGPTGSVGWGYSNSGYEFNGYYYFTVSNPYRLFRTDGTEAGTTEFMDGIVDVRPLNDKLYIFNNNELWRTDGISSPQLVRAFDKVLGTYCTIGDLIITSEGGKKLWVFNSNNDSFKFITEYPDTDTDTLRMPDIGSIIPAGNDVYYTLQTEEVKFNESEDDYTNTIYEFYKYSPFQSGTTSLTLVNAATEADIRSLKSVDTVYTDESVNIRANPFGTFTSVQFYLNGTLYKTATSAPHTLGDYSSGDYLQWPNQEGVYKIKATTVSDSNNLPATITLHVIKRDITSTIKPNTSYSAMVIYPNPVIDNMSIKIDDIDEVALISITDLNGKECYSGKRQIDSNGIIETDLSELPMESGIYVVKVITASGMRISKVLKK
- the recQ gene encoding DNA helicase RecQ, whose protein sequence is MDKKKYLKQYWGYDTFRPHQETIVELVLQKKDVMVIMPTGGGKSLCYQLPAIMMEGMAIVVSPLISLMKDQVEALKANGIAAEFYNSSLPSEYLMSIERNCLDGKVKLLYVSPEKVANTGFIHFLESLKINLIAIDEAHCVSFWGHDFRPEYAQLKRLKEFFPNVPFIALTATADKVTRKDILNQLGMEDAETFISSFDRPNLSLKVLPGRDRYKYISNFISKRGTQAGIVYCLSRKECEKLAGKLRENGFNAEYYHAGMDADARSKIQENFIKDEIQIICATIAFGMGIDKPNVRWVIHYSLPKNMENFYQEIGRAGRDGLASDTVLFYSFRDYTWQLDLLEEKTGERKQLQVAKLERMKQYAEADICRRRILLSYFNENTEKDCGNCDVCKNPPSRFEGTVFAQKALSAIARSNEKIALGMLIDILRGSMNKNVLEKGYQQIKTFGAGKELRYEEWSEYIMQMLNMGVIDIAYDDGHSFKLNEKSKSVLKGEKSVSLVKFRPMAEKMAELSEKTNEKSDKELRDERLFERLKKLRKSLADALAVPAYIIFNDATLTELVARKPVSPLELKGIQGIGEEKFRRYGHEFLNEIISFVQEEAGEGAKIKGSTYVLTYEMLKQNLSIEEISARRNLNQVTIFSHLAYLYEKGYDIDLRKYITDVELTEIIKAINVVGIDKNQVKPIFEHLNGKYEYHKIRLAAAIMTKELSS
- a CDS encoding sensor histidine kinase; translation: MNSISMKEVIFKRNYFKIFLHIVWWTIFILYPFFLGIPVMENILLKILFNTSLLIVFFYLNSDFLIPKILTKGRIVLYLSSVFFMISIIVSADIFTSRHFNVHEVTKIKSTRPNRQSSFQHYHRPPDNPIRKATRPFFSALFILALSTSYRLLYDYFTSERKRNELENQTLVSELSFLKSQVSPHFLFNTLNNIYSLSLSNTPKASEAILKLSHLLRYMLYETNETSVNLDKEIDYINDYIELQKMRFSNEVTIEYNTDGDFQTKEIAPMLLIPFIENAFKHGISYSKKSVIKILIELKDQELFLKVENPFDKNKEKDSSSGIGLVNIQRRLDLLYPSRYTLKLNGQNDVFVVELKINLRS
- a CDS encoding T9SS type A sorting domain-containing protein → MKFKILTVSALALALHGYAQNPQPSIISGGYDISGICTEGKVYAWGQNQYGTLGTGQNAPIITQPTQVPFPTGVSIKQLSPGSGSHFLAVDCKGNAWAWSTMNESGQLGNGTNSIPTIVAPAKVKAGSGPADSEGNLTNVSSVAGGSSNSFALLTDGKLVAWGSNFMGAFGGNNGMLGNNTEIDSYTPVYVLNGEKAAGSSYAQLEKVIQVQAGESVAYALVSDGNGTGTVYSWGNGGNGELGRSPNGGPYSISSDGSGLVSGKSTVARPVAFRDGKPLKNIVSIAAGDVFCLALDVEGNVWAWGNNAWGGCTGQGASFSGAHTEPRKVIKGDVTGSGTDGIYLKAKSIAAGQGIGMAVTLDGKPVSWGNNGPTFGGILGNGIINVSSIPYPVYIINSAGVTDKDVVSISRSDLGGFYTKSDNSIMTWGVNNFGQLGIGSTTPQYRAVKITLPANTPDPAPYVFIPSSDTILCEKKMPLNGITLNTNFNISTNAASYKVTWFKNGVIISDKLNASTGQTLKVESAASYVAKIEYVGTNIGCQSYPAATDTFTVKAYPASFTVPGDLIYCSPNYTVYVNPANPSLKSQYYWYPNSSSTLPIGKSNGNDLVALKESDLFKVGDNDVSVWVEEAISARGIVGPANNNFGTCQGNYLPLDQAKSIDVLIKVFEDITIDSIDVYQKEFIANNVNTKWQFSLYDTKPFPGSGALIRNNKISDAPLYLSTSSATANETLRRIPVGLSLKGSKTGVTYALALTSGGVVQYYQNCQASYPYNDNIPNAEIVQWTGSDQFGTPPPNVNQYGHYMFNMQFSVAQKYCNRVPVTLSNGCITSTLTGTTNNNTAVMPNPFQDRFSLKTNGASKYSVVNASGILIEESKVSGDSPVVLGDHWPKGLYLIQLYSESGISIQKVIKE